The DNA window CTTTGACACCCTAGGTGAAGCGATGTTGATGAAGTTCGAACTCTTAAAAATGAAGACAGGTAAGGGAGCTGCCATTTGATTTTAAGGTGGGGGGACTgggatgaaattttaaaaaagtcaggacgagATACTTTGCCAAAAAATTCAGGATGAGACACTTTGTAAAAAAGCAGGATAAgacacttttcaaaaaaaggCAGGACGAGACACTTTGCAAAATAGACAAGATGAgacactttttttcaaaaagaaaggcAAGAGGAGACACTTTTGCAAATAATAGCTAGGATgacaatttaagtaaaaaaaacgTCAGgatcaacttaaaaaaattgaGTGAAACAAAAAAGGTAGGACAGACATTACAACTTAAAAAAGAATGCATAACAACGTTTACATCTTATCCCCTCTATAAAAGttaaatggtagctccctaaactaaatatacaattataaatGAACGAAAATTACTGATCAATCAAAATTCTATAAGAGAATGTCagttaaggtaacacgataccgaatggcatATCTCCCGATTTCCAAACTTTTTGGCACACGTGTTCTTTGAATCGAGTTACATcggaatatgtaataaaaaatgggggtcaccatttttgttttcttggtattttcATAAGAAAACGTCAATTTTGGCGACAAATTTACTTAGGTATATAGGGAAAATGGCTATTTTTCGgcttacttttttatattttccaatggatggctatatagatataggaagatgtggtgtgagtgccaatgagacaactctccatccaaataacaatttaaaaattaaaccattataggttaaagtacggccttcaacacggagccttggctcacaccgaacaacaagctataaagggccccaaaattactagtgtaaaaccattcaaacgggaaaaccaacggtctaatctatataaacaaaacgagaaacgagaaacacgtatatactacataaacaaacgacaactactgtacatcagattcctgacttaggacaggtgcaaacatttgcagcgggattaaacgttttaatgggcccaaaccttctccctttttctgaaacaatagcataacatcacaacatataaaaacatacgataaaatatcaattagcagacttaactcaatcaaaaaacgtatgattacacaaagatatacggagaaaaacaaaaaactaacataatatCCAGGATTGCATACTGAATCCATACACGTATAGAAACTTATATGTCACCAtccttatttttgagataaatgaCTTCAAAGTTGATTGATACCCTTAGAATTTGGCCGAAAACGTGTGACGTTATTGAATACAGAATGTAACGTTATTCCTACTCAgagaaatggaaaacaaaatatgtgtcgGAATCTGAATGACcgtgattattttattttcatttccccTGTCGGGGGTCGTAAATTTCCTAGTAATgcaataatgaaatatttcgtCCCGCTCATAGAAATTTCAttcaaatgaattgaaattaattttgtctGATTTTCACACCAAACGAGCATATTGTATTTCAGTGGGTGtggtttgtttatgtctgtttcccggccgttattgaaattcttggttattatttgtatattccaTAGGCATACTGAATGTTTTACGGAGGGGACCAACCtagtttatgtgttacatatttgtttttcgttcatagttatatataaataaggccgttagttttctcgtttgaattgttttacattgtcattttggggccttttatagctgactatgcggtatgggcttttctcattattaaaggccgtacgatgacctatagttgttattgtttgtgtcatttaggtctcttgggagtgttgtctcattggcagtcataccacatcttctttttaatatatacttCAAACTTGCTTGAACTGGTTGGTTCCACGTGAatcttataatatactagttCATGAATAAATCTATGTCAAATAAGTTAACTGTTACATATTGCATCAAAACTCTTGGCACTCTGCACCTAGAAAAAGTTTCCGTTAAAAATGTCACATAGttaccaaaaatattttttgtattatttgaaatCTCTTTGTGTGCGAACGTTATTCGATAACGTCAGGAACGATAACTCGTGGCGTAACGTCATTCGttatcgtgttaccttaaagCGAATACCTGTATCTCTATTTACCCACAACTAAAATGTGTAATAAATAAGCTAAATATAAACCCAGAAGTTAGTAACGGGTAAGAAACTAATAAAAGAATGGCAtgaaaaaaaaggcaacagatgacaaaaaataaacaaatttagccatatttggcacattgttttggaattttggatcgcaattctcttcaactttggacttgtttggctttataacttgttagatatgaacgtcactgatgtggcgtattaaattataatattgatacctttgataactaatcaCAACATAACTTGTAAATCGGCTGTATAattatttcgatctgagcgtcactaatgagtcttgtGTATACGACAacacgtgcgtctggcgtattaaattataatcctgatacctttaatagtgatttacaaaataataaacacttACAAAAATGAACCCCACTAGCtttgttttgtgttatttaatataaaaacaaaggatatgAGATAGCCATATATATGGCACAAAATCAGTACAATCACAGTCAAAATTACATCAAAATCAAAGTCATAATGCTTTCGTTGCTTTTCTTAATCTCAAAAACACAGTGATGCCTTCAACCTGGTTCTAAAAACTTTGAAACTAAATGTTGACTAAATGTTATAACTTCTGGAAAAAACGCCTGAAAACGCCTGaacaattattattttgcaAAGAGAAAACTATCAGAAAGATAGATTAACAAGTATAAAGGTGTTCCTGATCAGATATCgtgaaaaatcaaaatgttagaGGTAGATTACATATGTACACTATActtgtgttgtatttttttttctcaggtgTACACTATTATGTCGGTGGACGTAACATCAACAGATATACGCCTGGGGGTGATTGGAGATGGATTAAGCATAATGGAGATATGGTCAAAATGACTTACTTTGCTTTTGATAACGGGGAACCCAATGGATCACTAAAAGCACCACAAgattgtatgtttttctatgcaGCTAGAAAGTACTCGTTCCATGCCGTCTGGTGCGACCATGGTGGCTTGCTTGGCGGTTACATTTGCCAAAGACATGTTAATATATAGATTTTCCAATACTTTGTAGAACATTTCAGGCCAATGTATGTGTAACTAGCTTATTAAAAATCACTTAAACttgtaatattaaataaaattagacAATATGGTAAATAACTTTGGATTGTTCAGTGCCATTCTTTGTACGAATTAGaagtatttaaaaagaataattggAAGAAGGGTTGAATAAACTCTACCCTTCAGTCTAACAATACATTTATCATAGGTACCATCGTATTAACGCTAGacatgcgtttcgtctacaaaagatttatcagtgacgcttgaatcaaTTAAGTTAAAAAGACTACAAAACATACCGTgaggtcagctataaaaggctctgaCATATCAATtgtgaaattattcaattgtgAACACAAATAACATAGTTTATAAccaaaaaatagcaaaaaaaatgtGAGAAACATGAACCAATGACAACATCCCAGTTAAATGCTCCGGACATAGGAAAGGTACATTAAGATTTgggatatttaaaaatgttcgtGAGcgctcaaccctcccctaacaaGCTTTTAAAAAACGATTACAGCGTGTCCAAAACACTGCCGCAAAATTAATAacaagaaagaagaaaaacgAACACGTAAGTCCAATCTTAAAATCTCTTCATTGGCTGCCGGTAGCATATCGATGCAAATACAAAGTGTTGCTTTATGTGTTTAAAGCTCTAAAACAAGAAGCACCCGTGTACCTTCAAGATCTAGTTAACATTTACCAGCCAGCAAGAACTCTTCGGTCAGAAAACAACATGCTTTTAGTCAAACCAATAGTAAGAACAAAAACATACGGAGAGAGACGGTTTGATAGAGCGGCCGCCGTTTTATGGAATGACTTGCCGAAAGAATTGCGAAACACTGAATCTGTGAATGTTTTCAAGAAAgacattaaaacatatttattccgACAGgctttccacataattaatactCGGACAGTTGTAAACTTTTATTCGATCTCagtttatatactttatatttacactttttaatttacttattttttaagacatttttcaTACctactttttcctttttatttcctttactctttttatttttagacattaaaactattagtcattttttttaaaactgaagcACTCCTGTTGATttgcttttaatacttttttttcaaaattagcttatatttttttcaaatcattttttgatttttagatttgtttataggtacttgtttcattgttttttatgtattgttAAGCGCTTAGAGTAAACGTTTATTTAGATAGGCGCTAT is part of the Mytilus trossulus isolate FHL-02 chromosome 13, PNRI_Mtr1.1.1.hap1, whole genome shotgun sequence genome and encodes:
- the LOC134694055 gene encoding uncharacterized protein LOC134694055; translated protein: MRFVLFFTSCLLTFKCASTEQCISPYRRIGNGCFIIINDTVSGDAAFAKCLHRGDNLATFDTLGEAMLMKFELLKMKTGVHYYVGGRNINRYTPGGDWRWIKHNGDMVKMTYFAFDNGEPNGSLKAPQDCMFFYAARKYSFHAVWCDHGGLLGGYICQRHVNI